A region from the Bdellovibrio bacteriovorus genome encodes:
- a CDS encoding riboflavin synthase: protein MFSGIVESVMPILSSQELDNAYRIQVKKPSEFNDIKLGDSIACDGVCLTVEAFNDEQMTFALAAETIKVLNWNPESWIGKKMNLERSLRFGDRIHGHLVTGHVDSLGEVLRSDLEGESLFIDVKVKDSILPFVWKKGSITLNGVSLTVNELQDNTVSVCLIPETIKRTNLGELKKGSSVNVEPDYMARAIQRSLEVRKD, encoded by the coding sequence ATGTTTTCAGGAATCGTAGAATCGGTGATGCCTATTTTGAGTTCTCAGGAACTCGATAATGCCTACCGAATTCAAGTTAAAAAACCTAGTGAATTCAACGATATAAAGCTTGGCGACAGCATCGCCTGTGATGGGGTTTGCTTGACCGTGGAAGCTTTCAATGACGAGCAAATGACCTTTGCCTTAGCTGCAGAGACCATCAAAGTTCTGAATTGGAATCCGGAAAGCTGGATTGGTAAAAAAATGAATCTGGAAAGGTCTCTTCGTTTTGGGGATCGTATCCATGGTCATCTGGTGACAGGTCATGTGGACAGCCTGGGTGAAGTTCTTCGTTCCGACCTTGAAGGTGAATCTCTTTTCATCGACGTAAAAGTAAAAGACAGCATTCTTCCGTTTGTGTGGAAGAAGGGTAGCATCACTTTGAATGGCGTCAGTCTGACGGTGAATGAGCTCCAAGACAACACCGTGTCGGTGTGTCTGATTCCGGAAACAATCAAACGGACTAATTTAGGTGAACTTAAAAAAGGTTCTTCTGTGAATGTCGAGCCGGACTATATGGCTCGTGCGATTCAGCGCTCTCTTGAAGTAAGGAAAGACTAA
- a CDS encoding DUF2127 domain-containing protein: MSGLQVIALLEFLKGLTVLTAGLGFLEFLHYRAQHVGEHFLAHAGLNAHHQIPKPLAQYISGITEQNIHLLAIGIIAYCFMRWLEAFGLWREKAWAQWLGILSGGIYLPYEFYELIFHFSWIKVLITLVNIAIVVYLVRTREQKRV; this comes from the coding sequence ATGTCGGGCCTGCAAGTCATTGCTCTGCTTGAATTCCTCAAGGGATTGACGGTGCTGACAGCAGGCCTCGGCTTTTTAGAGTTCTTGCATTATCGAGCCCAACATGTCGGTGAACATTTCCTAGCGCATGCGGGACTTAATGCCCATCACCAAATTCCTAAGCCACTGGCTCAATATATTTCAGGTATTACCGAACAAAACATCCATCTTCTAGCTATCGGAATCATCGCCTATTGTTTTATGCGCTGGCTTGAAGCTTTCGGACTTTGGCGTGAAAAAGCCTGGGCTCAATGGCTAGGAATTTTGTCTGGAGGCATTTACCTGCCTTACGAGTTCTACGAACTGATATTTCATTTTTCGTGGATTAAGGTGCTTATAACTCTGGTGAACATCGCGATCGTCGTGTATTTGGTGCGCACGCGCGAACAAAAAAGAGTTTGA
- the clpB gene encoding ATP-dependent chaperone ClpB, producing MSNDIEKMTRKSQEAMQAAAKLAERKGSPSVEPEHLLMELVQQSEGIVPRLLDKVGVQQAQFLTELRNKIERFPQVTGGSQKLFASARLEKVFKLAEDEAQAWGDSYISTEHFFLAMLKSGDTELNSLFKKNKVTPDNIKQALQEMRGNQKVTDDDPENKYEVLKKYGRDLTALAAEGKLDPVVGRDEEIRRVVQVLSRRTKNNPVLIGEPGVGKTAIAEGLALRIIKHDVPDNLVGKKLMSLDMGALIAGAKYRGEFEDRLKAVIKEVTSSDGQIILFIDELHTLVGAGKTEGAMDAGQLLKPALARGELRCIGATTLDEYRKYIEKDAALERRFQTVMVEEPSVEDAITILRGLKEKYEVHHGIRITDSALVSAVKLSHRYITNRFLPDKAIDLIDEAASKLGIETRSVPEEIDKIERELMQLRIEKEALKKEKDESSKERLGVIEKELTRLNAQNQLLREQWEFEKGGIDQIKKLKADIEDLKLAVSRAEREGDLGKAAELKYGKLPEAEKKLKGLEERSKEQKSTTESRMLKEEVGPEDVAEVVAKWTGIPVSKMLESESQKLLNMEDALKKRVVGQDHALTIVSDAIRRARAEISDPNRPIGTFMFLGPTGVGKTETVKALAEFLFDDEQAVVRIDMSEYMEKHSVARLIGAPPGYVGYEEGGQLTEAVRRRPYSVVLLDEVEKAHPDVFNILLQVLDDGRLTDGQGRTVDFKNTVLIMTSNVGSQSILDPGMNENAKREAVNEALRERFRPEFLNRIDEIVMFHSLGESQISGIVKVQLDLVAQRLKAKKINIDFDQSAVDFLAKKGYDPVYGARPLKRAIQSELLNPLSKEIISGKVKAGDTVHVKGNGQQLSF from the coding sequence ATGAGCAACGATATTGAAAAAATGACGCGAAAAAGCCAGGAGGCCATGCAAGCGGCCGCAAAGTTGGCTGAGCGTAAAGGCAGCCCCTCTGTCGAACCAGAACATCTTCTTATGGAACTGGTGCAGCAGTCCGAAGGCATTGTTCCTCGATTGCTGGATAAAGTGGGCGTGCAACAGGCCCAATTCCTCACAGAACTAAGAAACAAAATTGAGCGTTTTCCGCAAGTCACAGGCGGCAGCCAAAAGCTTTTCGCCAGTGCCAGATTAGAAAAGGTCTTTAAATTGGCCGAAGATGAAGCCCAAGCCTGGGGAGATTCCTATATCTCCACTGAGCACTTCTTCTTAGCGATGTTAAAAAGCGGAGACACGGAATTAAACAGCCTGTTTAAAAAGAATAAAGTCACTCCGGATAATATTAAACAAGCCCTGCAGGAAATGCGCGGCAACCAAAAAGTCACGGATGATGATCCTGAAAACAAGTACGAAGTATTAAAGAAGTATGGTCGCGACCTTACGGCTTTGGCGGCGGAAGGCAAGCTAGATCCTGTCGTAGGGAGGGATGAAGAAATTCGCCGTGTAGTTCAAGTTCTTTCTCGTCGTACTAAAAACAACCCGGTTCTTATTGGTGAACCTGGTGTGGGTAAGACGGCGATTGCTGAAGGCCTTGCCTTAAGAATTATTAAGCACGATGTGCCTGACAACTTAGTCGGTAAGAAATTGATGTCTTTAGATATGGGGGCTTTGATCGCCGGCGCAAAATACCGCGGTGAATTCGAAGATCGTCTAAAGGCCGTCATCAAAGAAGTCACATCCAGCGATGGACAGATTATTTTGTTCATCGATGAGCTTCACACTTTAGTGGGCGCAGGTAAGACCGAAGGCGCTATGGACGCGGGTCAGCTCTTAAAACCGGCCTTGGCTCGTGGAGAGTTGCGCTGTATCGGTGCGACGACTTTAGATGAGTATCGTAAGTACATCGAAAAAGATGCGGCTCTTGAAAGACGTTTCCAAACAGTGATGGTGGAAGAACCGAGCGTGGAAGATGCGATCACGATCTTGCGCGGACTAAAAGAAAAGTATGAAGTCCACCATGGTATTCGCATCACAGATTCGGCATTGGTGTCGGCGGTGAAACTTTCTCATCGTTATATTACGAATCGCTTTTTGCCGGATAAGGCCATCGACCTTATCGATGAAGCGGCAAGTAAACTTGGTATTGAAACACGCTCCGTTCCGGAAGAGATTGATAAAATTGAACGCGAACTGATGCAGCTTCGTATTGAAAAAGAAGCATTGAAGAAAGAAAAAGACGAAAGTTCAAAAGAGCGCTTGGGAGTCATCGAAAAAGAACTCACTAGGCTGAACGCGCAAAACCAACTTTTGCGTGAACAGTGGGAGTTTGAAAAAGGTGGTATCGATCAGATTAAAAAGCTCAAAGCCGACATCGAGGATTTGAAATTGGCGGTGTCACGGGCCGAGCGCGAAGGCGATCTGGGTAAAGCGGCTGAATTGAAATACGGAAAACTTCCCGAAGCTGAAAAGAAACTCAAAGGCTTAGAAGAACGTAGCAAAGAACAAAAGAGCACGACGGAAAGCCGTATGTTGAAAGAAGAAGTCGGCCCGGAAGACGTGGCCGAAGTGGTGGCGAAGTGGACAGGCATCCCTGTTAGCAAGATGCTTGAAAGCGAATCCCAAAAACTTCTGAATATGGAAGACGCTTTGAAGAAACGAGTGGTGGGGCAGGATCACGCATTGACTATTGTTTCTGATGCTATTCGCCGCGCCCGTGCTGAGATCTCGGATCCGAATCGTCCTATTGGAACATTTATGTTCTTAGGACCAACGGGTGTTGGTAAGACTGAAACGGTCAAGGCTTTGGCGGAATTTTTATTCGATGATGAACAAGCCGTGGTCCGCATCGACATGAGTGAGTACATGGAAAAACACTCTGTGGCTCGCTTGATCGGGGCCCCTCCGGGATACGTGGGTTACGAAGAAGGTGGTCAACTGACTGAAGCCGTTCGTCGTCGCCCTTACAGCGTCGTCCTTTTGGATGAAGTCGAAAAAGCGCATCCGGATGTTTTCAACATTCTTTTGCAAGTCTTGGATGATGGCCGTTTGACAGACGGTCAAGGTCGCACGGTTGATTTTAAGAATACGGTTTTGATCATGACTTCCAATGTGGGCTCGCAGTCTATCTTGGATCCAGGCATGAATGAAAACGCCAAACGTGAAGCCGTCAACGAGGCTTTGCGCGAACGTTTCCGCCCTGAATTTTTAAATCGTATTGACGAGATCGTGATGTTCCACTCATTGGGTGAATCACAAATCTCCGGCATTGTGAAAGTGCAGTTGGACCTTGTTGCACAAAGATTGAAAGCGAAAAAGATCAATATTGATTTTGATCAAAGCGCGGTCGATTTCTTGGCAAAGAAAGGTTACGACCCGGTTTATGGCGCCAGACCTCTAAAACGTGCGATTCAATCAGAACTTTTGAATCCGCTTTCCAAAGAGATTATTTCTGGCAAAGTAAAAGCAGGGGATACTGTTCATGTTAAAGGGAACGGTCAACAACTGAGCTTTTAA
- a CDS encoding flagellin: MGMRVTTNISAINAQRNLVGSQRAINDSMAKLASGSRINKAADDAAGLAISEGLKAQIRSAAQAQRNANDGISMVQTAEGGLNEIGNIVVRLRELGIQAASDTVGETERGMLNKEVQQLKSEIQRISSVTTWGTTKLLDGSSPKFDFQVGLFNNAEEDRISFNAGENVATLDALGLSGVDFSSKEGAQDALAMLDNAQTSISGTRANLGALQNRLTSTVDNLGVAQENLSAANSRIRDTDVAQASSEMTRNNILLQAGTSTLAQANQSNQLALKLIG, encoded by the coding sequence ATGGGAATGAGAGTAACAACTAACATCAGCGCGATCAATGCTCAACGTAACCTAGTTGGTTCACAAAGAGCGATCAACGACTCAATGGCGAAACTTGCTTCTGGTAGCCGTATCAATAAAGCGGCAGACGACGCAGCAGGTTTGGCGATCTCTGAAGGCTTGAAAGCTCAGATTCGTTCTGCAGCACAAGCTCAAAGAAATGCGAACGATGGTATCTCAATGGTTCAAACTGCTGAGGGTGGCTTGAACGAAATCGGTAACATCGTGGTTCGTCTTCGTGAGTTGGGAATCCAAGCGGCTTCTGACACTGTTGGTGAAACAGAGCGTGGCATGTTGAATAAAGAGGTTCAGCAATTGAAATCTGAAATTCAACGTATCTCTTCTGTAACTACTTGGGGTACTACTAAACTTCTAGATGGTTCATCTCCGAAGTTTGATTTCCAAGTTGGTTTGTTCAACAACGCTGAAGAAGATCGTATCTCTTTCAACGCTGGTGAGAACGTTGCAACTTTGGACGCTCTTGGATTGAGTGGTGTAGACTTCTCTTCTAAAGAAGGCGCTCAAGATGCTCTTGCAATGCTTGATAATGCTCAGACTTCAATCTCTGGAACTCGCGCTAACCTTGGTGCCCTTCAGAACAGATTGACTTCGACTGTTGACAACTTAGGTGTTGCTCAAGAGAACTTGTCTGCAGCTAACAGCCGTATCCGTGACACAGACGTTGCTCAAGCATCTTCAGAGATGACTCGTAACAACATCTTGTTGCAAGCTGGTACTTCAACATTGGCTCAAGCTAACCAATCTAACCAATTGGCTCTTAAGTTGATCGGTTAA
- a CDS encoding YdcF family protein has translation MTLLGILLFYILAAELYVYGFSRNGSLTDYDYILLLGANGDLKSTVTRDRASNAAKAKSRWPHAQLILSGDEKRGEVAVYKILLSKEGYTDFLEEGESKNTWDNIQNSRPLMPQKYPRVLIVTSEYHQPRALAMARSLGMKAEAFGEDPRRYKKALLFFIKERFSNLKYFPQMLFHKIF, from the coding sequence ATGACTCTTCTAGGTATCCTCCTATTTTATATTCTAGCGGCCGAGCTGTATGTTTATGGATTTTCCCGCAACGGCTCGCTGACTGATTATGACTACATTCTTTTATTAGGTGCGAATGGGGATTTGAAAAGTACGGTGACCCGCGACCGCGCCAGCAATGCGGCAAAAGCTAAAAGTCGTTGGCCGCATGCGCAGCTTATACTTTCTGGAGATGAAAAACGGGGAGAAGTGGCCGTCTATAAAATCCTTCTCTCGAAGGAAGGTTACACGGATTTTCTGGAAGAAGGGGAAAGCAAAAACACCTGGGACAATATACAAAACAGCCGGCCTTTAATGCCTCAAAAATATCCCAGAGTTTTGATTGTAACATCAGAGTATCATCAACCGCGAGCCTTAGCGATGGCTCGGTCTTTAGGAATGAAGGCAGAGGCGTTTGGAGAAGACCCTCGCAGATACAAAAAAGCGCTCTTGTTTTTCATCAAAGAGCGCTTTTCCAATCTTAAATATTTTCCGCAAATGCTCTTTCATAAAATCTTCTAG
- a CDS encoding aminotransferase class V-fold PLP-dependent enzyme, which translates to MYKHLYQRFLEAHPHELHFACHSHHYWPDVSRDAHIQYWDDSARYVDDKWAHIFSVKVPHAQQLIAEVLNISHPEQIVFAPNTHEFVFRLLSSLDWKKNIRILTTDSEFYSFDRQINRLSEMGNFEVIKVPTLPFETFHERFEAEMARGTWDLMFLSHVFFNSGLVCDVHRLALKAPQGSMFVIDGYHSFMAVPLDFSSLQDRVFYIAGSYKYAQGGEGACFLYVPPQTRHRPFHTGWFAELSHLSAVGNQVGYPQDALQYAGSTMDFSALYRLIAVLEKFKSEGLNVAKIHQVIKDNQQTFLASLEKIQHPVLNRKNLFISASATAEHGHFLTFECPSVEATQALVRQLKQAKVQTDSRATRLRFGFGLYHDHSDLLELVHRIGTLA; encoded by the coding sequence ATGTACAAGCATCTTTACCAGCGTTTTTTAGAAGCCCATCCTCACGAACTTCATTTTGCCTGCCACAGTCATCACTATTGGCCGGATGTTTCTCGGGACGCTCATATTCAGTATTGGGATGATTCTGCTCGTTATGTCGATGACAAGTGGGCGCATATTTTTTCGGTGAAGGTGCCTCATGCGCAGCAGCTGATCGCCGAGGTTTTAAATATCTCGCATCCAGAGCAAATCGTTTTTGCCCCGAATACACACGAGTTTGTGTTTCGACTTTTAAGCTCTTTGGATTGGAAAAAGAATATCCGTATCTTAACGACGGATTCCGAGTTTTACAGCTTTGACCGTCAGATCAACCGTCTTTCCGAGATGGGAAACTTTGAGGTGATCAAAGTTCCGACCTTACCATTTGAAACTTTCCACGAAAGATTTGAAGCCGAGATGGCCCGCGGCACTTGGGATCTGATGTTCTTAAGCCATGTGTTCTTCAACTCGGGCTTGGTTTGCGATGTCCATCGCTTGGCTTTGAAAGCTCCTCAAGGAAGCATGTTCGTTATTGATGGATACCATAGCTTCATGGCTGTGCCTTTGGATTTTTCTTCCCTTCAAGATCGCGTCTTTTATATTGCGGGTTCTTATAAGTATGCTCAAGGTGGCGAAGGGGCTTGCTTTCTTTATGTTCCACCGCAGACGCGGCACCGCCCTTTTCATACCGGGTGGTTTGCAGAGCTTTCTCACCTTTCAGCGGTGGGCAATCAAGTGGGATATCCGCAAGATGCTCTTCAATATGCAGGAAGCACTATGGATTTTTCCGCACTTTACCGCTTGATTGCGGTTTTAGAGAAATTTAAATCTGAGGGTTTGAATGTCGCTAAAATCCATCAAGTGATCAAAGACAATCAACAGACCTTTTTAGCTTCTTTAGAAAAGATTCAACATCCAGTATTAAACCGCAAGAATCTATTTATCTCGGCGTCTGCCACCGCCGAGCACGGACACTTTCTGACTTTTGAATGTCCTAGTGTTGAAGCCACTCAGGCCCTTGTTCGCCAGCTTAAGCAAGCGAAAGTCCAAACGGATTCTCGAGCGACTCGGTTGCGTTTTGGATTCGGACTCTATCACGACCATAGCGATCTTTTAGAACTGGTGCACAGAATTGGGACTCTAGCATAA
- a CDS encoding MarR family winged helix-turn-helix transcriptional regulator, whose protein sequence is MAKLFIQTLPSKEELRASASKIHDAVDSQALYANLLFMKVANDLENYLDSLLAPHNLSSGRFTLLILLGDAPEGMMPSELSNRVGVTQATISGLINGLEKAELVKRELHEKDGRSFVIKITDKGQALVKEIFPQWAPKISTFWNQINNEELNSFSGILENMVKSTGVLTK, encoded by the coding sequence ATGGCTAAATTATTCATTCAAACTCTGCCTTCTAAAGAAGAATTAAGAGCCTCGGCGTCGAAAATCCACGACGCCGTGGATTCTCAAGCGCTGTACGCGAATCTTCTTTTTATGAAGGTGGCTAATGACTTGGAGAACTATTTAGATAGTTTGCTAGCGCCTCACAATCTGTCCAGCGGTCGATTCACATTGTTGATCCTGCTTGGAGATGCACCTGAAGGTATGATGCCTTCCGAGCTTTCAAATCGCGTGGGCGTGACTCAAGCCACGATTTCAGGACTCATCAATGGACTTGAGAAGGCTGAATTGGTGAAGCGTGAGTTGCACGAAAAGGACGGACGTTCTTTCGTAATTAAGATCACGGATAAAGGACAGGCTTTGGTGAAAGAGATTTTCCCGCAATGGGCGCCAAAGATTTCAACGTTCTGGAATCAGATCAACAACGAGGAGCTGAATAGCTTCAGTGGCATTCTGGAAAACATGGTGAAAAGTACCGGTGTGCTAACCAAATAA